In Aegilops tauschii subsp. strangulata cultivar AL8/78 chromosome 3, Aet v6.0, whole genome shotgun sequence, one genomic interval encodes:
- the LOC141020951 gene encoding serine/threonine-protein phosphatase 7 long form homolog, with product MELGFGDTSLLVSTGMKLFPFHFIDTLSMRSCGKFDHVLFYVQLDEASCRHTGGIGGCLLALSIWSWERLPVGRPKTVKYEDWDDKDDPLRLPTWAYKWDVLNETTDDPSVMYKLYKSELDAITPEQVEWEPYGKGESFGNPIEFRLNPMCIRDRDLWHMRCPLICNWAVELHLPHRVFRQFGLFQPHPPEWEDTDKLLHALDRKKQRKIKDWANHHRKYVMQFALSVEQARAGKRAQLREHCPIAFNNYLTWFLASTRVEVCQPAYAEEILEEPTVFDEVAQHQYNALVRKGNLVIPSAPMMNFVVSPFCFSIRTFHIFACLTL from the exons atggagttggggttcggcgacactagcttacttgtatcgacaggtatgaagttgtttccttttcacttcattgatacattatcaatgcgctcttgcggcaaatttgaccatgttcttttttatgtgcagttggacgaagccagttgtaggcacactggaggtattggtggttgtctgctcgcactttccatatggagctgggagcgtttgccggttggacgaccgaagaccgtgaagtacgaggattgggacgataaagacgacccactacggctccccacttgggcttacaagtgggatgtgttaaatgagacgacggatgatccctcggtaatgtacaagttgtacaagagcgagctggacgcgatcacgcctgagcag gtggaatgggagccgtatggaaaaggagagagttttggtaaccctatagagttcaggctgaatccgatgtgcattagggatagggatctgtggcatatgcggtgcccactgatatgcaactgggcggttgagcttcacctgccacatcgggtgttccgccagtttggtttgttccagccacacccgccggagtgggaggacacggacaagttgctacacgc gttggataggaaaaagcagcggaagatcaaggattgggccaaccatcacaggaagtatgtcatgcagttcgctcttagtgtggagcaagcaagggctggaaaacgagcccagcttcgtgagcactgcccgatcgcgttcaacaactatctcacatggtttcttgcaagtacccgcgtggaggtatgccaaccggcgtatgctgaggagattctggaagaacccaccgtttttgatgaggtagcccagcaccaatacaacgcattagtcaggaaaggcaacttggtgatcccttcagctccaatgatgaactttgtggttagccctttttgcttttccattcgcacttttcacatcttcgcttgcctaacactttga
- the LOC109738603 gene encoding uncharacterized protein, translating into MAESTTIEYLCKFCRAVVEVFGPQYLRSPNAEDTTRILAQNEAREFYGMLGSIDCLHWAWKNCPFAWQGMYKGAKGGCSVCSNVFAKLVEGHAPPVNFKVNGRQYNKGYYLADGIYPRWSTFVKTISNPVPGGKNSYFAKCQEACRKDVEQAFGVLKSLFAVVRQGPLAAVDHQVPVAWAAFLNMRQEIRDPQVHQELQKDLVEHLWRLKGNA; encoded by the exons atggccgagtccaccaccATTGAGTATTTGTGCAAGTTCTGCAGGGCAGTGGTGGAAGTGTTTGGACCACAATACTTGCGATCACCCAATGCTGAAGACACTactcggatcctagcacagaatgaAGCAAGAGAATTTTatgggatgcttggaagcatcgactgccTGCATTGGGCATGGAAAaactgtccatttgcttggcaggggatgtacaaaggcgcgAAAGGaggttgcagtgtg TGCTCGaatgtctttgccaagcttgttgaaggtcatgcTCCTCCGGTGAACTTCAAGGTCAATGGGCGCCAGTACAACAAGGGATACTACCTAGCAGATGGCATCTATCCAAGATGGTCaacatttgtgaagactatctcaaaccctgtgccaggaggcaagaactCCTACTTTGCTAAGTgtcaggaggcttgcaggaaggatgttGAGCAGGCATTTGGTGTGCTTAAATCTCtatttgctgttgtccg GCAGGGTCCTCTTGCAGCTGTTGATCACCAGGTACCGGTAGCATGGGCTGCCTTCCTcaatatgcgtcaggagatccgagacccacaggtgcatcaagAACTGCAGAaggatctggtggagcacctatggaggctcaagggcaaCGCCTAG